Below is a genomic region from Lentisphaerota bacterium.
CACCAATCTGTCCAACCCCTTGCTCATCGGGGGACTCAGCGTCGGAACCCATGCGCTCAAGCTCGTCCGCAAAGGGTGGGCCGAAAAAACCATCGAGATCACCGTGAAACGCGGCGAAACGCTGACGCGCCACGTCGCGCTGGATCGGCTCTTTATCCCCGATTACGAGGTGATCACCGTCTCGGGAACCGTCTATCGCGGCGTCTTCGACGCCATCACCGAGCTGGGTGTGTGTATGGAAACCGCGCCCGGCGTGATGACCGTCATTCCGATCAAGGACATTCGCAAGCGCGGCAGCCTTCGGGATGACGCGCCCAAAGAGTGACGTTCACCTCTGAGGCTCTTGCAAAACCCCGTGTGGCATGGGCGTCCCGCCCATGAATCACGGGAAAGAGGTCCGTACCACTTTGGATGACAGGGGGGGTGCATGAGCCTCCTCTATCAAAACCGCCGGACCGGACGGTGGCAGTAAGGCGTCGTCCCCTTCTGAAAATAGTAGTCCTGATGGTAGGCCTCCGCAGGCCAGAACCGCGCGGCGGGCCGAATTTCGGTGACGACAGCAAAACGGTTTTCCCGCAACCGTGCGACCAGCGCCTCGGCGGTTTTCTTCTGCGCCTCGTTCCGATAAAACACCGCCGAGCGGTACTGCTCGCCGATGTCAGGCCCCTGCCGGTCGCGCTGCGTCGGGTCGTGGATTTCGAAGAAGAGCCGTGCAAGCGCCTCGTAATCGGTCTGGCGCGGATCATAGCAGACCTCAACCGCTTCGATGTGGCCCGTCCCTCCCGCGCAGACCTGCTGGTAGGTGGGATTCTCGACGGACCCACCCGTGTAGCCGCTCACCACACGAATCACGCCGGTGGCCTGTTGAAGATAATACTCAACGCCCCAGAAGCAGCCGCCCGCAAAAACCGCCCGCGCAAAACCGGCGGTCTCGATCGCCGCATCGCCCACAAAGGCCAGCGAGAGCGAATTGACGCAGTGGCGCGTGTTGCGCGGCGTCAGCCGCTCGCCGACGAAGACGTGGCCGAGATGGCCGTCGCACGTGGCGCAGACGATCTCGGTGCGTCGGCCATCCGCATCGGGCACCCGCCTCACCGCGCCCGGAACCTCGGCGTCAAACGCGGGCCAGCCGCACCCCGAGTCAAATTTGTCCGAGGAGCGGTAAAGCGCCGCGCCGCACCGGCGGCACGCATAGACGCCCGCCGCGTCATGGGTGTCAAACGCGCCGGAGAACGGCGGTTCCGTTCCCTTGCCGACGATCACGCGCGTCTCCTCGGCCGTCAACGTCCTCCACTCCGCTTCCATGAGGTCCGCTCCTTTCACCACGCCCGCCGCCGCGAGCCATACCGCCACGCCGCACAGGACACTCCGCGTGAATGGGTTGCGCATGGATCAATCCTCCGTCCCGCCCTGCTCTGAACCGATGACCGAGGCCTCGTCGCCAACAACAAACAAAACCTGTTGTCAATAGGATAAACGAGAAGCGGGGGGATTGCAACCGTATCCCATACTGCAGACTTGACGGTTCGGCGGCGATTCCGTATAACTAACACGCTTTCACCTCATTCGAAGCGGGTGTAGTTCAATGGTAGAACTCCAGCCTTCCAAGCTGGCCACGAGGGTTCGATTCCCTTCACCCGCTCCAACCCCGCGTCGACCGTTCCGGAGGGATGGCTGAGTGGTTTAAAGCATCGGTCTTGAAAACCGACGTGCCGCAAGGTACCGGGGGTTCGAATCCCTCTCCCTCCGCCAGATCCTGGAAGCTCGTTATGTCCGCCACCCTACCCGAACACCTCCTGATCATCGCGGGCCGGGGAACGTACCCCCTGCTGCTCGCCCGCAGCGCGCGGCAAGCCGGCGTCGCCCGCATCACGGTAGCCGCCGTGCGCGGCATGACCTGCCGGGAACTCCGCGCGTTTGCCGATGACTGCGCCGTGTTCGGCGTCGGCGAGGCCGGACGGATGCTCGACTGGGCCGAACGCGCCGGCATCCGCCACGCCGTGATGGCGGGCCAGATCACCCCGGCCGCCCTCTTCTGCACCCGCTTCGACGCCTTCTCCCGCGCCATCCTACGCTCGCTCACCGTCAAAAACGCGCACACGATCTTCGGCGCGCTCGCCGAACAGCTCACCGCCCGCACCATCACCGTCCTGCCCGCCTCGCAATTCATGGACGCCCACCTGCCGCAACCGGGCACGCTCACCCGGCGCGAACCCGACCCGCGCGAATGGAACGACATTCGCTTCGGCCTCGACGTCGGCATGCGGGTGTGCGACCTCGACATCGGCCAGACCGTGGTGGTGAAGGACGGGATGATCCTCGCCGTTGAGGCCTTTGAGGGGACCAACCGGACGATCCGCCGCGCCGGCACGCTCGGTGGTGCGGGTGCCGTCGTCGTCAAAGTCGCCAAGACCGGCCATGACATGCGCTTCGACATTCCCGTCATCGGCGCCGACACCCTCCCCATTCTCCGCAGGGCTCGCGTCTCCGCCCTCGCCCTCCAGGCCGGCCGCACGCTCTTGCTCGACCGCGAGGCCGTCATCCGCGCCGCTGATCGCCTCAACATCGCCATCGTCGCCGTGGACTCGGGACTGCCGGCGCTGCGCACGGGGGACGCCCCATGAACACGCCCCGCCGCATTCTGATCCTCGCCGGCGAGCCTTCGGGCGACCAGCACGCCGCCGCCCTGATGGCGGCGTTGCGAAACCGGATCGGCGCTTCCACCGAATTCCGCGGCTGCGGCGGCGACGCCATGCGCGCGGCCGGCGCCGTCCTGCTCTATCACACCGATCAGACCGCCGTGATGGGGTTGGTGGAGGTGCTCAAGCAGATCCGGTTTTTCCGCGGCATGATGCGGCGGATGCTGGCCGAGTTGGACGCCTGGAGGCCCGATCTGGTGCTGACCGTGGACTACCCCGGCTTCAACACCCGTTTCGCCGCCGCCGCGCATGCCCGGGGCTATCCCACCGTCCACATGATCTGCCCGCAGGTCTGGGCGTGGCACCAGTCGCGCATCCCGAAGCTCGCGCGGATTTTCGACCACCTGCTGGTCTTCCTCCCCTTCGAACCCGCCTGCTTCGCGGGGACGGCCCTTCCCGTCACCTTCGTCGGCCACCCGCTCGTGGATCGCGCGGCGGAGACCTTTGCCGAACCCGAAGCCCCGCTGCCGTGGGCCAACGCCGCGCACCGTCTCGCCCTCCTCCCCGGCAGCCGCCGCAACGAAATCGCGCGTATCTTTCCGACCATGCTCGCCGCCGCAGCCCGGCTGGACGCCGAATTGCCCGGCGGCTGCGCGTGCGTGGTGCCAACACCCAATCCCTCCATCCGCGCCTACGCCGAGCAGGTCGCCACGGCAGCCAAAGAGCGTCCGCCACGCCTGGCCTTTGTCGACGGCCAGGCCCGCCAGGTGCTTCGTCAGGCGCACGCCGCCATCGTCGCCTCGGGGACCGCCACTCTCGAGGCCTGCCTCATGCGCTGCCCGACCGTTCTGGCCTACCGCATGCACCCAGTCACCGCCTGGGTCTTCCGGCGGCTGGTCACCGGCACCCGGCATGCGGGGCTGGCCAACATCCTCGCCGAGCGATGCGGCCTCTCGCGGGAGGCCGTCATGCCGGAACTGCTGCAGGAGGCGTTCACGCCCGAACGGGCGATGGCGGCGGTCCGGCCGTATCTCACCGACCCGGCCGCCCGCACCCGCACCCTCGCCGCCTACGACGCGGTCAACCGCACCCTCGGCCCCGGCCGGGCCGCGGAGCGCGCCGCCGAGGTCATCTTCGGCATCCTGCAACACGCGTAGGCCCGGTCAGAGCGCAATGGCGCCGACTTCAGGCCATGTCGGCGTCAGCCTGGAGCCGGCCTGCCCTCAGGCCGGCAGGTGTATGGGATTGCCAACGGCCGGGGTGAGGGCACCCCGGCTCCAGGCCTGACGGCCTGCAACGAGCGCAGCCCCTGCACCGTTGGGTGTTGGGTTTTGGGCAACGGGTACGATTATTCTGACTCCTGAATTCTGACTACTGACTCCTGACTCCTCTCTTGCAAACACCCCAGAGGGGGTTTTGCAAGAGCCTCCCGGTCAGAGCGTGACGCATATCGCCGAATGGGCCTTGATTTCCCGACCGATCTCGGCGACCAGCTTCTCCTCAACGGGCTGGTAGAGCTTGAAGATG
It encodes:
- a CDS encoding bifunctional methionine sulfoxide reductase B/A protein; amino-acid sequence: MEAEWRTLTAEETRVIVGKGTEPPFSGAFDTHDAAGVYACRRCGAALYRSSDKFDSGCGWPAFDAEVPGAVRRVPDADGRRTEIVCATCDGHLGHVFVGERLTPRNTRHCVNSLSLAFVGDAAIETAGFARAVFAGGCFWGVEYYLQQATGVIRVVSGYTGGSVENPTYQQVCAGGTGHIEAVEVCYDPRQTDYEALARLFFEIHDPTQRDRQGPDIGEQYRSAVFYRNEAQKKTAEALVARLRENRFAVVTEIRPAARFWPAEAYHQDYYFQKGTTPYCHRPVRRF
- a CDS encoding LpxI family protein — its product is MSATLPEHLLIIAGRGTYPLLLARSARQAGVARITVAAVRGMTCRELRAFADDCAVFGVGEAGRMLDWAERAGIRHAVMAGQITPAALFCTRFDAFSRAILRSLTVKNAHTIFGALAEQLTARTITVLPASQFMDAHLPQPGTLTRREPDPREWNDIRFGLDVGMRVCDLDIGQTVVVKDGMILAVEAFEGTNRTIRRAGTLGGAGAVVVKVAKTGHDMRFDIPVIGADTLPILRRARVSALALQAGRTLLLDREAVIRAADRLNIAIVAVDSGLPALRTGDAP
- the lpxB gene encoding lipid-A-disaccharide synthase, with product MNTPRRILILAGEPSGDQHAAALMAALRNRIGASTEFRGCGGDAMRAAGAVLLYHTDQTAVMGLVEVLKQIRFFRGMMRRMLAELDAWRPDLVLTVDYPGFNTRFAAAAHARGYPTVHMICPQVWAWHQSRIPKLARIFDHLLVFLPFEPACFAGTALPVTFVGHPLVDRAAETFAEPEAPLPWANAAHRLALLPGSRRNEIARIFPTMLAAAARLDAELPGGCACVVPTPNPSIRAYAEQVATAAKERPPRLAFVDGQARQVLRQAHAAIVASGTATLEACLMRCPTVLAYRMHPVTAWVFRRLVTGTRHAGLANILAERCGLSREAVMPELLQEAFTPERAMAAVRPYLTDPAARTRTLAAYDAVNRTLGPGRAAERAAEVIFGILQHA